A portion of the Mus pahari chromosome 17, PAHARI_EIJ_v1.1, whole genome shotgun sequence genome contains these proteins:
- the Hdac10 gene encoding polyamine deacetylase HDAC10 isoform X3, with protein MGTALVYHEDMTATRLLWDDPECEIECPERLTAALDGLRQRGLEERCRCFLACEASEEELGLVHSPEYIALVQKTQTLDKEELHALSKQYDAVYFHPDTFHCARLAAGAALQLVDAVLTGAVHNGLALVRPPGHHSQRAVANGFCVFNNVAIAAKHAKQKYGLQRILIVDWDVHHGQGIQYIFNDDPSVLYFSWHRYEHGSFWPSLPESDADAVGQGQGQGFNVNLPWNQVGMGNADYLAAFLHVLLPLAFEFDPELVLVSAGFDSAIGDPEGQMQATPECFAHLTQLLQVLAGGRICAVLEGGYHLESLAQSVCMMVQTLLGDPTPPLLGLMVPCQSALESIQSVRTAQTPHWTSLQQNVAPVLSSSTHSPEGRSLPLLCESPTCTVAEDVLSPLLDRLCLLPTPPICTAVASTVPGAALGLPPGVLHQEGSVLREEIEAWARLHKSRFQDEDLATLGKILCLLDGILDGQIRNAIATTTALATAATLDVLIQRCLARRAQRVLCVALGQVDRPLDLADDGRRILWLNIRGKEAAIQSMFHISTPLPQTTGGFLSLILGLVLPLAYGFQPDMVLMALGPAHGLQKAQAALLAAMLRSPVGGRILAVVEEESILQLARSLAQALHGERLPSLGPFSKASPEEIQALMFLKAQLEARWKLLQVAAPPP; from the exons ATGGGCACAGCACTTGTGTATCACGAGGACATGACAGCCACTCGACTGCTCTGGGATGA CCCCGAGTGCGAAATTGAGTGCCCAGAGCGCCTGACAGCTGCCCTGGATGGCCTGCGGCAGCGTGGCCTGGAAGAAAGGTGCCGGTGTTTCTTAGCTTGTGAGGCATCAGAGGAAGAGTTGGGCCTGGTGCACAG CCCCGAATATATAGCCCTGGTGCAGAAGACCCAGACCCTGGATAAAGAGGAGCTCCATGCACTGTCTAAGCAGTACGACGCTGTCTACTTCCACCCG GACACTTTTCACTGTGCCCGGCTGGCAGCGGGGGCTGCACTGCAGCTGGTCGACGCTGTGCTAACAGGAGCTGTGCACAATGGGCTTGCCCTGGTGAG GCCTCCAGGGCACCATAGTCAGAGGGCAGTTGCCAATGGATTCTGTGTGTTCAACAATGTGGCTATAGCAGCCAAACATGCCAAGCAGAAATATGGGCTGCAGAG GATTCTCATTGTCGACTGGGATGTCCACCATGGCCAGGGCATCCAGTATATCTTCAACGATGACCCCAG TGTCCTTTATTTCTCTTGGCACCGCTATGAGCATGGAAGCTTCTGGCCGTCCCTCCCAGAGTCTGATGCAGATGCAGTTGGCCAAGGGCAGGGCCAAGGTTTCAATGTTAATTTGCCCTGGAACCAG GTTGGGATGGGAAATGCCGACTATTTGGCTGCCTTCCTGCATGTGCTGCTCCCGCTGGCTTTCGAG TTTGACCCTGAGTTGGTGCTGGTGTCAGCTGGATTTGACTCTGCTATTGGGGACCCTGAG GGGCAGATGCAGGCCACACCTGAGTGCTTTGCCCATCTCACACAGCTGCTGCAGGTGCTGGCTGGTGGCCGGATTTGTGCTGTGTTGGAG GGTGGCTACCACTTGGAATCCCTGGCACAGTCAGTGTGCATGATGGTGCAGACACTACTTGGTgatcccacacctcctcttctTGGGCTCATGGTGCCATGTCAGAG CGCCCTGGAGTCCATCCAGAGTGTCCGGACAGCCCAGACCCCTCACTGGACAAGCCTCCAGCAAA ATGTGGCCCCAGTTCTGAGTTCCAGCACCCACTCTCCTGAAGGgaggtctctgcctctgctttgtgAGAGTCCCACATGTACAGTAGCAGAGGATGTGCTGAGCCCCCTCCTGGACCGACTGTGCCTCCTCCCTACACCTCCAATCTGCACAGCGGTGGCCTCGACTGTGCCAGGTGCTGCTCTGGGCTTACCTCCTGGAGTGCTCCATCAAGAAGGGTCAGTCTTGAGGGAGGAGATCGAAGCCTGGGCCAG GCTTCACAAGTCCCGGTTCCAGGATGAGGATCTTGCCACACTGGGGAAGATTCTGTGTCTCTTAGATGGAATCCTGGATGGGCAG ATAAGAAATGCCATAGCAACCACAACTGCCCTCGCCACGGCAGCAACGTTGGACGTGCTCATTCAGCGATGCCTAGCCCGCAGAGCTCAGAG GGtgctctgtgtggccctgggacAAGTGGATCGACCCCTGGACCTTGCAGATGATGG AAGGAGAATTCTGTGGCTCAACATCCGGGGCAAGGAGGCAGCCATCCAGTCCATGTTCCACATCTCCACTCCACTGCCACAG ACAACTGGAGGGTTTTTAAGCCTCATTTTGGGTCTGGTACTGCCCTTGGCCTATGGTTTCCAGCCTGACATGGTGTTGATGGCACTGGGGCCTGCCCATGGCCTGCAGAAAGCCCAAGCTGCTCTCTTGGCTGCAATGCTTCGGAGCCCAGTAGGGGGCCGAATTCTAGCTGTTGTGGAAGAG GAATCCATACTCCAGCTTGCAAGGAGCCTGGCGCAGGCACTGCATGGAGAAAGACTTCCCAGTCTGGGTCCTTTCTCGAAGGCCTCTCCAGAGGAGATCCAGGCGCTGATGTTTCTAAAAGCTCAGCTAGAGGCTCGCTGGAAGTTGCTGCAGGTGGCTG CTCCTCCACCATAA
- the Hdac10 gene encoding polyamine deacetylase HDAC10 isoform X4 has translation MGTALVYHEDMTATRLLWDDPECEIECPERLTAALDGLRQRGLEERCRCFLACEASEEELGLVHSPEYIALVQKTQTLDKEELHALSKQYDAVYFHPDTFHCARLAAGAALQLVDAVLTGAVHNGLALVRPPGHHSQRAVANGFCVFNNVAIAAKHAKQKYGLQRILIVDWDVHHGQGIQYIFNDDPSVLYFSWHRYEHGSFWPSLPESDADAVGQGQGQGFNVNLPWNQVGMGNADYLAAFLHVLLPLAFEFDPELVLVSAGFDSAIGDPEGQMQATPECFAHLTQLLQVLAGGRICAVLEGGYHLESLAQSVCMMVQTLLGDPTPPLLGLMVPCQSALESIQSVRTAQTPHWTSLQQNVAPVLSSSTHSPEGRSLPLLCESPTCTVAEDVLSPLLDRLCLLPTPPICTAVASTVPGAALGLPPGVLHQEGSVLREEIEAWARLHKSRFQDEDLATLGKILCLLDGILDGQIRNAIATTTALATAATLDVLIQRCLARRAQRVLCVALGQVDRPLDLADDGRILWLNIRGKEAAIQSMFHISTPLPQTTGGFLSLILGLVLPLAYGFQPDMVLMALGPAHGLQKAQAALLAAMLRSPVGGRILAVVEEESILQLARSLAQALHGERLPSLGPFSKASPEEIQALMFLKAQLEARWKLLQVAAPPP, from the exons ATGGGCACAGCACTTGTGTATCACGAGGACATGACAGCCACTCGACTGCTCTGGGATGA CCCCGAGTGCGAAATTGAGTGCCCAGAGCGCCTGACAGCTGCCCTGGATGGCCTGCGGCAGCGTGGCCTGGAAGAAAGGTGCCGGTGTTTCTTAGCTTGTGAGGCATCAGAGGAAGAGTTGGGCCTGGTGCACAG CCCCGAATATATAGCCCTGGTGCAGAAGACCCAGACCCTGGATAAAGAGGAGCTCCATGCACTGTCTAAGCAGTACGACGCTGTCTACTTCCACCCG GACACTTTTCACTGTGCCCGGCTGGCAGCGGGGGCTGCACTGCAGCTGGTCGACGCTGTGCTAACAGGAGCTGTGCACAATGGGCTTGCCCTGGTGAG GCCTCCAGGGCACCATAGTCAGAGGGCAGTTGCCAATGGATTCTGTGTGTTCAACAATGTGGCTATAGCAGCCAAACATGCCAAGCAGAAATATGGGCTGCAGAG GATTCTCATTGTCGACTGGGATGTCCACCATGGCCAGGGCATCCAGTATATCTTCAACGATGACCCCAG TGTCCTTTATTTCTCTTGGCACCGCTATGAGCATGGAAGCTTCTGGCCGTCCCTCCCAGAGTCTGATGCAGATGCAGTTGGCCAAGGGCAGGGCCAAGGTTTCAATGTTAATTTGCCCTGGAACCAG GTTGGGATGGGAAATGCCGACTATTTGGCTGCCTTCCTGCATGTGCTGCTCCCGCTGGCTTTCGAG TTTGACCCTGAGTTGGTGCTGGTGTCAGCTGGATTTGACTCTGCTATTGGGGACCCTGAG GGGCAGATGCAGGCCACACCTGAGTGCTTTGCCCATCTCACACAGCTGCTGCAGGTGCTGGCTGGTGGCCGGATTTGTGCTGTGTTGGAG GGTGGCTACCACTTGGAATCCCTGGCACAGTCAGTGTGCATGATGGTGCAGACACTACTTGGTgatcccacacctcctcttctTGGGCTCATGGTGCCATGTCAGAG CGCCCTGGAGTCCATCCAGAGTGTCCGGACAGCCCAGACCCCTCACTGGACAAGCCTCCAGCAAA ATGTGGCCCCAGTTCTGAGTTCCAGCACCCACTCTCCTGAAGGgaggtctctgcctctgctttgtgAGAGTCCCACATGTACAGTAGCAGAGGATGTGCTGAGCCCCCTCCTGGACCGACTGTGCCTCCTCCCTACACCTCCAATCTGCACAGCGGTGGCCTCGACTGTGCCAGGTGCTGCTCTGGGCTTACCTCCTGGAGTGCTCCATCAAGAAGGGTCAGTCTTGAGGGAGGAGATCGAAGCCTGGGCCAG GCTTCACAAGTCCCGGTTCCAGGATGAGGATCTTGCCACACTGGGGAAGATTCTGTGTCTCTTAGATGGAATCCTGGATGGGCAG ATAAGAAATGCCATAGCAACCACAACTGCCCTCGCCACGGCAGCAACGTTGGACGTGCTCATTCAGCGATGCCTAGCCCGCAGAGCTCAGAG GGtgctctgtgtggccctgggacAAGTGGATCGACCCCTGGACCTTGCAGATGATGG GAGAATTCTGTGGCTCAACATCCGGGGCAAGGAGGCAGCCATCCAGTCCATGTTCCACATCTCCACTCCACTGCCACAG ACAACTGGAGGGTTTTTAAGCCTCATTTTGGGTCTGGTACTGCCCTTGGCCTATGGTTTCCAGCCTGACATGGTGTTGATGGCACTGGGGCCTGCCCATGGCCTGCAGAAAGCCCAAGCTGCTCTCTTGGCTGCAATGCTTCGGAGCCCAGTAGGGGGCCGAATTCTAGCTGTTGTGGAAGAG GAATCCATACTCCAGCTTGCAAGGAGCCTGGCGCAGGCACTGCATGGAGAAAGACTTCCCAGTCTGGGTCCTTTCTCGAAGGCCTCTCCAGAGGAGATCCAGGCGCTGATGTTTCTAAAAGCTCAGCTAGAGGCTCGCTGGAAGTTGCTGCAGGTGGCTG CTCCTCCACCATAA
- the Hdac10 gene encoding polyamine deacetylase HDAC10 isoform X1 — MGTALVYHEDMTATRLLWDDPECEIECPERLTAALDGLRQRGLEERCRCFLACEASEEELGLVHSPEYIALVQKTQTLDKEELHALSKQYDAVYFHPDTFHCARLAAGAALQLVDAVLTGAVHNGLALVRPPGHHSQRAVANGFCVFNNVAIAAKHAKQKYGLQRILIVDWDVHHGQGIQYIFNDDPSVLYFSWHRYEHGSFWPSLPESDADAVGQGQGQGFNVNLPWNQVGMGNADYLAAFLHVLLPLAFEFDPELVLVSAGFDSAIGDPEGQMQATPECFAHLTQLLQVLAGGRICAVLEGGYHLESLAQSVCMMVQTLLGDPTPPLLGLMVPCQSALESIQSVRTAQTPHWTSLQQNVAPVLSSSTHSPEGRSLPLLCESPTCTVAEDVLSPLLDRLCLLPTPPICTAVASTVPGAALGLPPGVLHQEGSVLREEIEAWARLHKSRFQDEDLATLGKILCLLDGILDGQIRNAIATTTALATAATLDVLIQRCLARRAQRVLCVALGQVDRPLDLADDGRRILWLNIRGKEAAIQSMFHISTPLPQTTGGFLSLILGLVLPLAYGFQPDMVLMALGPAHGLQKAQAALLAAMLRSPVGGRILAVVEEESILQLARSLAQALHGERLPSLGPFSKASPEEIQALMFLKAQLEARWKLLQVAGEAHRGEGDALR, encoded by the exons ATGGGCACAGCACTTGTGTATCACGAGGACATGACAGCCACTCGACTGCTCTGGGATGA CCCCGAGTGCGAAATTGAGTGCCCAGAGCGCCTGACAGCTGCCCTGGATGGCCTGCGGCAGCGTGGCCTGGAAGAAAGGTGCCGGTGTTTCTTAGCTTGTGAGGCATCAGAGGAAGAGTTGGGCCTGGTGCACAG CCCCGAATATATAGCCCTGGTGCAGAAGACCCAGACCCTGGATAAAGAGGAGCTCCATGCACTGTCTAAGCAGTACGACGCTGTCTACTTCCACCCG GACACTTTTCACTGTGCCCGGCTGGCAGCGGGGGCTGCACTGCAGCTGGTCGACGCTGTGCTAACAGGAGCTGTGCACAATGGGCTTGCCCTGGTGAG GCCTCCAGGGCACCATAGTCAGAGGGCAGTTGCCAATGGATTCTGTGTGTTCAACAATGTGGCTATAGCAGCCAAACATGCCAAGCAGAAATATGGGCTGCAGAG GATTCTCATTGTCGACTGGGATGTCCACCATGGCCAGGGCATCCAGTATATCTTCAACGATGACCCCAG TGTCCTTTATTTCTCTTGGCACCGCTATGAGCATGGAAGCTTCTGGCCGTCCCTCCCAGAGTCTGATGCAGATGCAGTTGGCCAAGGGCAGGGCCAAGGTTTCAATGTTAATTTGCCCTGGAACCAG GTTGGGATGGGAAATGCCGACTATTTGGCTGCCTTCCTGCATGTGCTGCTCCCGCTGGCTTTCGAG TTTGACCCTGAGTTGGTGCTGGTGTCAGCTGGATTTGACTCTGCTATTGGGGACCCTGAG GGGCAGATGCAGGCCACACCTGAGTGCTTTGCCCATCTCACACAGCTGCTGCAGGTGCTGGCTGGTGGCCGGATTTGTGCTGTGTTGGAG GGTGGCTACCACTTGGAATCCCTGGCACAGTCAGTGTGCATGATGGTGCAGACACTACTTGGTgatcccacacctcctcttctTGGGCTCATGGTGCCATGTCAGAG CGCCCTGGAGTCCATCCAGAGTGTCCGGACAGCCCAGACCCCTCACTGGACAAGCCTCCAGCAAA ATGTGGCCCCAGTTCTGAGTTCCAGCACCCACTCTCCTGAAGGgaggtctctgcctctgctttgtgAGAGTCCCACATGTACAGTAGCAGAGGATGTGCTGAGCCCCCTCCTGGACCGACTGTGCCTCCTCCCTACACCTCCAATCTGCACAGCGGTGGCCTCGACTGTGCCAGGTGCTGCTCTGGGCTTACCTCCTGGAGTGCTCCATCAAGAAGGGTCAGTCTTGAGGGAGGAGATCGAAGCCTGGGCCAG GCTTCACAAGTCCCGGTTCCAGGATGAGGATCTTGCCACACTGGGGAAGATTCTGTGTCTCTTAGATGGAATCCTGGATGGGCAG ATAAGAAATGCCATAGCAACCACAACTGCCCTCGCCACGGCAGCAACGTTGGACGTGCTCATTCAGCGATGCCTAGCCCGCAGAGCTCAGAG GGtgctctgtgtggccctgggacAAGTGGATCGACCCCTGGACCTTGCAGATGATGG AAGGAGAATTCTGTGGCTCAACATCCGGGGCAAGGAGGCAGCCATCCAGTCCATGTTCCACATCTCCACTCCACTGCCACAG ACAACTGGAGGGTTTTTAAGCCTCATTTTGGGTCTGGTACTGCCCTTGGCCTATGGTTTCCAGCCTGACATGGTGTTGATGGCACTGGGGCCTGCCCATGGCCTGCAGAAAGCCCAAGCTGCTCTCTTGGCTGCAATGCTTCGGAGCCCAGTAGGGGGCCGAATTCTAGCTGTTGTGGAAGAG GAATCCATACTCCAGCTTGCAAGGAGCCTGGCGCAGGCACTGCATGGAGAAAGACTTCCCAGTCTGGGTCCTTTCTCGAAGGCCTCTCCAGAGGAGATCCAGGCGCTGATGTTTCTAAAAGCTCAGCTAGAGGCTCGCTGGAAGTTGCTGCAGGTGGCTGGTGAGGCACACAGGGGCGAAGGCGACGCCCTACGTTAG
- the Hdac10 gene encoding polyamine deacetylase HDAC10 isoform X2, with product MGTALVYHEDMTATRLLWDDPECEIECPERLTAALDGLRQRGLEERCRCFLACEASEEELGLVHSPEYIALVQKTQTLDKEELHALSKQYDAVYFHPDTFHCARLAAGAALQLVDAVLTGAVHNGLALVRPPGHHSQRAVANGFCVFNNVAIAAKHAKQKYGLQRILIVDWDVHHGQGIQYIFNDDPSVLYFSWHRYEHGSFWPSLPESDADAVGQGQGQGFNVNLPWNQVGMGNADYLAAFLHVLLPLAFEFDPELVLVSAGFDSAIGDPEGQMQATPECFAHLTQLLQVLAGGRICAVLEGGYHLESLAQSVCMMVQTLLGDPTPPLLGLMVPCQSALESIQSVRTAQTPHWTSLQQNVAPVLSSSTHSPEGRSLPLLCESPTCTVAEDVLSPLLDRLCLLPTPPICTAVASTVPGAALGLPPGVLHQEGSVLREEIEAWARLHKSRFQDEDLATLGKILCLLDGILDGQIRNAIATTTALATAATLDVLIQRCLARRAQRVLCVALGQVDRPLDLADDGRILWLNIRGKEAAIQSMFHISTPLPQTTGGFLSLILGLVLPLAYGFQPDMVLMALGPAHGLQKAQAALLAAMLRSPVGGRILAVVEEESILQLARSLAQALHGERLPSLGPFSKASPEEIQALMFLKAQLEARWKLLQVAGEAHRGEGDALR from the exons ATGGGCACAGCACTTGTGTATCACGAGGACATGACAGCCACTCGACTGCTCTGGGATGA CCCCGAGTGCGAAATTGAGTGCCCAGAGCGCCTGACAGCTGCCCTGGATGGCCTGCGGCAGCGTGGCCTGGAAGAAAGGTGCCGGTGTTTCTTAGCTTGTGAGGCATCAGAGGAAGAGTTGGGCCTGGTGCACAG CCCCGAATATATAGCCCTGGTGCAGAAGACCCAGACCCTGGATAAAGAGGAGCTCCATGCACTGTCTAAGCAGTACGACGCTGTCTACTTCCACCCG GACACTTTTCACTGTGCCCGGCTGGCAGCGGGGGCTGCACTGCAGCTGGTCGACGCTGTGCTAACAGGAGCTGTGCACAATGGGCTTGCCCTGGTGAG GCCTCCAGGGCACCATAGTCAGAGGGCAGTTGCCAATGGATTCTGTGTGTTCAACAATGTGGCTATAGCAGCCAAACATGCCAAGCAGAAATATGGGCTGCAGAG GATTCTCATTGTCGACTGGGATGTCCACCATGGCCAGGGCATCCAGTATATCTTCAACGATGACCCCAG TGTCCTTTATTTCTCTTGGCACCGCTATGAGCATGGAAGCTTCTGGCCGTCCCTCCCAGAGTCTGATGCAGATGCAGTTGGCCAAGGGCAGGGCCAAGGTTTCAATGTTAATTTGCCCTGGAACCAG GTTGGGATGGGAAATGCCGACTATTTGGCTGCCTTCCTGCATGTGCTGCTCCCGCTGGCTTTCGAG TTTGACCCTGAGTTGGTGCTGGTGTCAGCTGGATTTGACTCTGCTATTGGGGACCCTGAG GGGCAGATGCAGGCCACACCTGAGTGCTTTGCCCATCTCACACAGCTGCTGCAGGTGCTGGCTGGTGGCCGGATTTGTGCTGTGTTGGAG GGTGGCTACCACTTGGAATCCCTGGCACAGTCAGTGTGCATGATGGTGCAGACACTACTTGGTgatcccacacctcctcttctTGGGCTCATGGTGCCATGTCAGAG CGCCCTGGAGTCCATCCAGAGTGTCCGGACAGCCCAGACCCCTCACTGGACAAGCCTCCAGCAAA ATGTGGCCCCAGTTCTGAGTTCCAGCACCCACTCTCCTGAAGGgaggtctctgcctctgctttgtgAGAGTCCCACATGTACAGTAGCAGAGGATGTGCTGAGCCCCCTCCTGGACCGACTGTGCCTCCTCCCTACACCTCCAATCTGCACAGCGGTGGCCTCGACTGTGCCAGGTGCTGCTCTGGGCTTACCTCCTGGAGTGCTCCATCAAGAAGGGTCAGTCTTGAGGGAGGAGATCGAAGCCTGGGCCAG GCTTCACAAGTCCCGGTTCCAGGATGAGGATCTTGCCACACTGGGGAAGATTCTGTGTCTCTTAGATGGAATCCTGGATGGGCAG ATAAGAAATGCCATAGCAACCACAACTGCCCTCGCCACGGCAGCAACGTTGGACGTGCTCATTCAGCGATGCCTAGCCCGCAGAGCTCAGAG GGtgctctgtgtggccctgggacAAGTGGATCGACCCCTGGACCTTGCAGATGATGG GAGAATTCTGTGGCTCAACATCCGGGGCAAGGAGGCAGCCATCCAGTCCATGTTCCACATCTCCACTCCACTGCCACAG ACAACTGGAGGGTTTTTAAGCCTCATTTTGGGTCTGGTACTGCCCTTGGCCTATGGTTTCCAGCCTGACATGGTGTTGATGGCACTGGGGCCTGCCCATGGCCTGCAGAAAGCCCAAGCTGCTCTCTTGGCTGCAATGCTTCGGAGCCCAGTAGGGGGCCGAATTCTAGCTGTTGTGGAAGAG GAATCCATACTCCAGCTTGCAAGGAGCCTGGCGCAGGCACTGCATGGAGAAAGACTTCCCAGTCTGGGTCCTTTCTCGAAGGCCTCTCCAGAGGAGATCCAGGCGCTGATGTTTCTAAAAGCTCAGCTAGAGGCTCGCTGGAAGTTGCTGCAGGTGGCTGGTGAGGCACACAGGGGCGAAGGCGACGCCCTACGTTAG
- the Mapk12 gene encoding mitogen-activated protein kinase 12, which translates to MSSPPPARKGFYRQEVTKTAWEVRAVYQDLQPVGSGAYGAVCSAVDSRTGNKVAIKKLYRPFQSELFAKRAYRELRLLKHMRHENVIGLLDVFTPDESLDDFTDFYLVMPFMGTDLGKLMKHETLSEDRIQFLVYQMLKGLKYIHAAGVIHRDLKPGNLAVNEDCELKILDFGLARQADSEMTGYVVTRWYRAPEVILNWMRYTQTVDIWSVGCIMAEMITGKILFKGNDHLDQLKEIMKVTGTPPPEFVQKLQSAEAKNYMEGLPELEKKDFASVLTNASPQAVSLLEKMLVLDAEQRVTAAEALAHPYFESLRDTEDEPKAQKYDDSFDDVDRTLEEWKRVTYKEVLSFKPPRQLGARVPKETAL; encoded by the exons ATGAGCTCCCCGCCACCCGCCCGCAAGGGCTTTTACCGCCAGGAGGTGACCAAAACGGCCTGGGAGGTGCGCGCCGTGTACCAGGACCTGCAGCCCGTTGGCTCTGGTGCCTATGGTGCAGTGTG CTCTGCAGTAGACAGCCGCACTGGCAACAAGGTGGCCATCAAGAAGTTGTACCGGCCCTTCCAGTCGGAGCTGTTTGCCAAGCGCGCCTACAGAGAGTTGCGCCTCCTCAAACACATGCGCCACGAGAAC GTCATTGGGCTACTGGATGTGTTCACTCCTGATGAGTCTTTGGACGACTTCACAGACTT CTACCTGGTGATGCCATTCATGGGCACTGATCTGGGCAAACTCATGAAGCATGAGACTCTGAGTGAAGACAGAATCCAGTTTCTTGTGTATCAGATGCTGAAGGGACTGAAG TATATCCATGCTGCTGGTGTCATCCACAGA GACTTGAAGCCTGGCAACCTGGCTGTGAATGAGGACTGTGAGCTGAAG ATCCTAGACTTTGGCCTTGCCAGGCAGGCAGACAGTGAAATGACAGGATATGTGGTAACCCGGTGGTATCGGGCACCGGAGGTCATCTTGAATTGGATGCGCTACACGCAGACAG TGGACATTTGGTCTGTTGGCTGCATCATGGCGGAGATGATTACTGGAAAGATCCTGTTCAAAGGCAATGACC ATCTGGACCAGCTGAAGGAGATCATGAAGGTCACAGGGACACCCCCTCCTGAGTTTGTACAGAAACTACAGAGTGCAGAG GCCAAGAACTACATGGAAGGCCTCCCTGAGTTAGAAAAGAAGGATTTTGCCTCTGTCCTGACCAACGCAAGCCCTCAGG CTGTGAGTCTCCTGGAAAAGATGCTGGTGCTGGATGCGGAACAGCGGGTGACAGCAGCCGAGGCTTTAGCCCATCCATACTTCGAGTCCCTTCGGGACACTGAGGATGAACCCAAGGCCCAGAAATATGACGACTCCTTTGATGATGTAGACCGCACCCTTGAGGAATGGAAGC GTGTTACTTACAAGGAAGTTCTCAGCTTCAAgcctcccaggcagctaggagccAGAGTTCCAAAGGAGACGGCTCTGTGA
- the Mapk11 gene encoding mitogen-activated protein kinase 11: MSGPRAGFYRQELNKTVWEVPQRLQGLRPVGSGAYGSVCSAYDARLRQKVAVKKLSRPFQSLIHARRTYRELRLLKHLKHENVIGLLDVFTPATSIEDFSEVYLVTTLMGADLNNIVKCQALSDEHVQFLVYQLLRGLKYIHSAGIIHRDLKPSNVAVNEDCELRILDFGLARQADEEMTGYVATRWYRAPEIMLNWMHYNQTVDIWSVGCIMAELLQGKALFPGNDYIDQLKRIMEVVGTPSPEVLAKISSEHARTYIQSLPPMPQKDLRSVFHGANPLAVDLLGRMLVLDSDQRVSAAEALAHAYFSQYHDPNDEPEAEPYDESVEAKERTLEEWKELTYQEVLSFKPLEPSQLPGTHEIEQ, from the exons ATGTCGGGTCCGCGAGCGGGATTCTACCGGCAAGAGCTGAACAAAACAGTATGGGAGGTGCCACAGCGGCTGCAGGGCCTACGCCCGGTGGGCTCCGGCGCCTACGGCTCCGTCTG CTCGGCCTACGACGCGCGGCTGCGCCAGAAGGTGGCTGTGAAGAAGCTGTCTCGCCCTTTCCAATCGCTGATCCACGCGAGGAGGACATACCGTGAGCTACGCCTACTCAAACATCTGAAGCATGAGAAC GTCATAGGACTTTTGGACGTCTTCACGCCGGCCACATCCATCGAGGATTTCAGCGAAGT GTACCTCGTGACGACTCTGATGGGCGCCGACCTGAATAACATCGTCAAGTGTCAGGCACTGAGCGATGAGCATGTTCAATTCCTTGTCTACCAGCTGCTGCGTGGGCTGAAG TATATCCACTCGGCGGGCATCATCCACCGG GACCTGAAGCCCAGCAATGTAGCGGTGAACGAGGACTGCGAGCTGAGG ATCCTGGACTTTGGGCTGGCACGCCAAGCTGATGAGGAGATGACCGGATATGTGGCCACACGGTGGTACCGGGCACCAGAGATCATGCTGAACTGGATGCACTACAACCAGACAG TGGACATCTGGTCTGTGGGCTGCATCATGGCTGAACTGCTGCAAGGAAAGGCCCTCTTTCCTGGAAACGACT ACATCGACCAGCTGAAGCGAATCATGGAGGTGGTGGGCACACCCAGCCCTGAGGTTCTGGCAAAGATATCCTCGGAGCAT GCCCGGACGTACATCCAGTCTCTGCCCCCCATGCCCCAGAAGGACCTCCGCAGTGTCTTTCATGGAGCCAACCCTCTGG CTGTAGACCTCCTTGGAAGAATGCTGGTACTAGACAGTGACCAGAGGGTCAGTGCGGCCGAAGCCTTGGCCCATGCATACTTCAGCCAGTACCATGACCCCAACGATGAGCCAGAAGCGGAGCCCTATGATGAAAGTGTTGAGGCCAAGGAGCGCACGCTGGAGGAGTGGAAGG AGCTTACTTACCAGGAAGTCCTTAGCTTCAAGCCCTTGGAACCGTCACAGCTCCCTGGCACCCACGAAATTGAGCAGTGA